A window of the Pyrodictium abyssi genome harbors these coding sequences:
- a CDS encoding CBS domain-containing protein has protein sequence MAQYRLTMSQREVLEALIRLYEQKRRLIKSKEIAELINRDEGTVRNIILSLKSLGLVESKTGPSGGYMPTLKAYEVMKGAVTQMPVKLRKDGEEIDITVVGIEVLDILNPEGGRAILRVHGDVRRFVRPGDHVELGPAPFAGVRIEGDVIHVDPASGQISIKITRMISVPKAPVMEAASRNPITTTPDTPITELAKLLSEKRIRGVPVVENGRLVGIITQTDLTRALAEERVDASVRDFMSTPVITVRETDDINHAIELMNKHDIGRLVVVDSTGSVVGMITRTDILKFIAGLQR, from the coding sequence GTGGCCCAGTACAGGCTCACAATGTCCCAGCGTGAGGTCCTAGAGGCGCTTATCAGACTCTATGAGCAGAAACGCCGCCTCATAAAGAGCAAGGAGATAGCAGAGCTCATCAACCGCGACGAAGGCACGGTCCGCAACATAATCCTTAGCCTCAAGAGCCTCGGCCTCGTCGAGTCCAAGACCGGGCCCAGCGGCGGCTACATGCCCACGCTCAAGGCCTACGAGGTCATGAAGGGCGCTGTAACCCAGATGCCGGTCAAGCTACGCAAGGACGGCGAGGAGATAGACATAACGGTGGTAGGCATAGAGGTTCTGGACATACTCAACCCGGAGGGCGGTAGGGCTATCCTCCGTGTCCACGGCGATGTTAGGAGGTTCGTAAGGCCCGGAGACCACGTAGAGCTCGGGCCCGCGCCCTTCGCTGGCGTGAGGATAGAGGGCGATGTCATCCACGTGGACCCTGCTAGTGGCCAGATAAGTATCAAGATAACTCGCATGATAAGCGTGCCCAAGGCCCCCGTAATGGAGGCCGCCTCCCGTAATCCGATAACAACTACCCCCGACACCCCGATAACTGAGCTAGCTAAGCTCCTCTCCGAGAAGAGGATACGCGGTGTACCGGTAGTCGAGAATGGGAGACTTGTCGGCATAATCACTCAGACCGACCTTACACGCGCTCTAGCCGAGGAGCGTGTTGACGCGTCAGTAAGGGACTTCATGTCTACCCCCGTGATAACTGTGAGAGAGACTGACGACATAAACCACGCTATAGAGTTGATGAACAAGCATGATATTGGTAGGCTAGTAGTCGTCGACTCGACTGGCAGCGTTGTGGGTATGATAACGAGGACCGATATTCTCAAGTTCATAGCTGGACTACAGCGGTAA
- a CDS encoding ATP/GTP-binding protein, translating into MFFIVVVGPAGSGKSHLVDAFGDWLEFNELGVARVNLDPAVEWLPYEPDVDVREYVDARTVMKKHRLGPNGALVASIDMLIDYVDNIRSEIEATQANYVLVDTPGQMELFAFRDTGPYVIREIIGDSRAATLFIFDAVFASNPRSLASSLFLALSARIRLGLPQVNAVSKADLLQPEQMDEIEEQVNSPENLYNALVAKGMDPLMAEAAAKTLEALAPEGSTAPAALRFVSALSGYGLDDIYAALQQVLAGGEDFYTEEPSPRH; encoded by the coding sequence ATGTTCTTCATAGTGGTCGTAGGGCCGGCTGGTAGCGGCAAATCCCACCTAGTGGACGCTTTCGGCGACTGGCTAGAGTTCAACGAGCTGGGAGTCGCCAGGGTGAACCTAGACCCGGCGGTAGAGTGGCTGCCGTACGAGCCGGACGTGGATGTCCGTGAATACGTGGACGCTAGGACGGTGATGAAGAAGCACCGTCTCGGGCCCAACGGCGCGCTCGTAGCCTCTATAGACATGCTGATAGACTATGTGGACAACATTAGGTCCGAGATAGAGGCTACCCAAGCCAACTACGTCCTAGTAGACACGCCGGGCCAGATGGAGCTCTTCGCCTTCCGCGACACAGGGCCCTACGTTATCCGCGAGATAATAGGCGATAGCCGCGCCGCAACACTCTTCATATTCGACGCTGTGTTCGCCTCGAACCCGCGTAGCCTAGCCTCTAGCCTCTTCCTCGCCCTCTCTGCCAGGATAAGGCTGGGGCTCCCCCAGGTAAACGCCGTGTCCAAGGCGGACCTGCTGCAGCCAGAGCAGATGGACGAGATAGAGGAGCAGGTAAACAGCCCAGAGAACCTCTACAACGCGCTAGTAGCCAAGGGCATGGACCCCCTAATGGCGGAGGCGGCGGCCAAGACCCTCGAGGCCCTCGCGCCGGAGGGCTCCACGGCGCCAGCAGCTCTACGCTTCGTATCAGCACTCTCCGGCTACGGGCTAGACGACATCTACGCAGCACTACAGCAGGTGCTCGCGGGCGGCGAGGACTTCTACACCGAGGAGCCTAGCCCACGCCACTAG
- a CDS encoding cren protein has product MPDDRQGERLVPVRVDSLKDLARIAASIVTLGQPAYLVRFPGKNGGKVYGIIAVLRDYYKLYGLPMLYYYLDDDNKLGDGNYLLVKVDDQGEHIEVSRGTRPGWIAIPIINLAEKPPFFPEDI; this is encoded by the coding sequence TTGCCCGATGATAGGCAGGGAGAGAGGCTCGTACCCGTAAGAGTGGACTCTCTGAAGGACTTGGCTAGGATAGCCGCGAGCATAGTGACGCTGGGGCAGCCAGCGTACCTCGTAAGGTTCCCCGGGAAGAACGGCGGCAAAGTGTACGGTATCATAGCCGTGCTACGCGACTACTACAAGCTCTACGGGCTCCCCATGCTGTACTACTACCTTGATGACGACAACAAGCTAGGGGACGGGAACTACCTACTGGTTAAGGTGGACGACCAGGGGGAGCACATAGAGGTTTCACGCGGCACGAGGCCCGGCTGGATAGCGATCCCGATAATCAACCTGGCGGAGAAGCCGCCCTTCTTCCCCGAGGACATCTAG
- the lysM gene encoding HTH-type transcriptional regulator LysM has product MQGQQKPNVDEIDMKLLRLLRDNARMSYARLAQELGLSESAVRKRIAKLIKAGIIKKFTIIYDTGSEIRAFILVRTQPPVSVPEVSKKILSLDLVEAVYEVTGDYDILVVIRGEKIDDVNKCIDFIRSIPGVSGTNSMIVLRQWV; this is encoded by the coding sequence ATGCAAGGCCAGCAGAAGCCTAATGTAGACGAAATAGATATGAAGCTTCTCCGGCTACTCCGCGACAACGCCCGCATGTCGTACGCGCGGCTCGCGCAGGAGCTAGGCCTCAGCGAGTCAGCGGTGAGGAAGCGGATAGCCAAACTGATAAAGGCCGGTATAATCAAGAAGTTCACCATAATATACGACACTGGTAGCGAGATACGGGCCTTCATCCTCGTGAGGACCCAGCCCCCTGTATCGGTGCCAGAGGTCTCAAAGAAGATACTCTCGCTAGACCTCGTGGAGGCCGTCTACGAGGTCACCGGCGACTACGATATACTCGTCGTGATAAGGGGCGAGAAGATAGACGATGTCAACAAGTGTATAGACTTCATAAGATCGATACCAGGGGTATCAGGAACCAATTCCATGATAGTGCTGCGTCAATGGGTCTAG
- a CDS encoding thiamine-phosphate synthase family protein: MLPHELAARYIVPPLKALVARMLREKGMGQERIARLLGVSQPMVSKYLRKSPEELLRELEDAGAPRDEAWAVAEVLASQLMRSDYGSYFSLFTSYVNNLLLRGALCSLHYRVDNRLPRDCSICSTLFQPGSDPLVLEVEEAVRLLTSTPGAEKLIPNVGSNIVAAKPDASSILETVGLTGALVRAGNQVVAVGRPAYGGSRHTASILLLVKKRLPSRRAVVVIAYSPTCVEKLRKKGLKVVEAGPHDEPKRLLDDIASVLDKTSGPIDAIADLGGHSLEPVIYVFARSATEAVETAFTCIGD, encoded by the coding sequence TTGCTGCCCCATGAGCTCGCTGCACGCTACATAGTGCCCCCGCTCAAGGCGCTGGTCGCTAGGATGCTGCGAGAAAAAGGCATGGGCCAGGAGAGGATAGCACGGCTCCTCGGCGTATCACAGCCCATGGTAAGCAAGTACCTTAGGAAGAGCCCCGAGGAGCTCCTAAGAGAGCTGGAGGATGCTGGAGCACCACGCGACGAGGCCTGGGCAGTAGCCGAGGTCCTAGCATCTCAGCTCATGCGGAGCGACTATGGCAGCTACTTCTCGCTCTTCACAAGCTACGTCAACAACCTGCTCCTGCGCGGCGCGCTGTGCAGCCTTCACTACCGTGTCGACAATAGGCTGCCACGTGACTGTAGTATCTGTAGCACATTGTTCCAGCCCGGGAGCGACCCGCTGGTCCTCGAAGTCGAGGAGGCGGTTAGGCTGCTCACCTCGACCCCTGGCGCGGAGAAGCTAATACCAAACGTGGGCTCGAACATAGTGGCTGCAAAGCCGGACGCATCATCAATACTCGAGACTGTTGGTCTTACCGGCGCTCTAGTACGGGCCGGCAACCAGGTGGTTGCTGTCGGCAGACCTGCCTACGGGGGCAGTAGGCATACTGCCAGCATACTCCTCCTCGTAAAGAAGAGGTTGCCAAGCCGTAGAGCCGTAGTAGTCATAGCGTATAGCCCCACTTGCGTAGAGAAGCTCCGTAAGAAAGGCCTAAAGGTGGTAGAGGCTGGGCCTCACGACGAGCCTAAGAGGCTCTTAGACGATATAGCCTCGGTGCTCGATAAGACTAGCGGCCCCATAGACGCTATAGCTGATCTGGGGGGCCACAGCCTGGAGCCAGTGATATACGTGTTTGCTAGAAGTGCGACAGAGGCTGTGGAGACTGCATTCACATGTATCGGGGACTAG
- a CDS encoding DUF488 domain-containing protein, with protein MTRTVYTIGHSNRTLGELISILKLYRVAHVVDARRFPGSRRVPWFNRNVLEETLPRYGLRYTWLGGLLGGFRPGSYEAYMATEGYRKGIARLVEIIEAEEGHVAVMCRERYWRRCHRRFIADTLAGMGYMVVHIMDAERSEPHSLQNL; from the coding sequence GTGACGAGGACTGTATACACTATAGGCCATAGCAACCGCACCCTAGGGGAGCTTATATCGATTCTCAAGCTCTACCGTGTAGCCCACGTGGTCGACGCAAGGAGGTTTCCGGGGAGCCGGCGAGTCCCATGGTTCAACAGGAACGTGCTAGAGGAGACGCTGCCGCGGTATGGGCTGAGGTATACGTGGCTAGGCGGCCTGCTCGGGGGCTTCAGGCCGGGCAGCTACGAGGCGTACATGGCCACGGAGGGCTACCGGAAGGGGATAGCCCGGCTGGTGGAGATAATAGAGGCCGAGGAGGGCCATGTGGCTGTTATGTGCCGGGAGAGGTACTGGCGGCGCTGCCACCGCAGGTTCATAGCAGATACGCTGGCCGGGATGGGGTACATGGTTGTACACATAATGGATGCGGAGAGGTCTGAGCCCCATTCGCTGCAAAATCTCTAG
- the pyrF gene encoding orotidine-5'-phosphate decarboxylase, translated as MGLIVALDSPDRGFEGLVEDLCGVVDGFKLGLPLLMGRGPGYAAELRSRCREGIWIADLKLADIGHVMKLTTSLVVDHVDAVIAHGFVGVKGALGELKEFLESRGRKLIVVASMSHPGAEEVYDKALPLILDAIEELGPWGVVAPATRPHVTTSIRERLGPRVAIVSPGVGAQGAEPGAALCAGADYEIVGRLIVSSPDPRSAALAVREAQRRRLASCGRG; from the coding sequence ATGGGCCTGATAGTCGCGCTGGACTCTCCCGACCGTGGCTTCGAAGGCCTCGTTGAGGACCTCTGTGGCGTCGTTGACGGGTTTAAGCTCGGCCTCCCACTCCTCATGGGCCGCGGCCCGGGGTATGCCGCCGAGCTGAGAAGCAGATGCCGCGAGGGTATCTGGATAGCCGACCTAAAGCTGGCGGACATAGGCCACGTGATGAAGCTTACTACCAGCCTCGTAGTGGACCATGTGGACGCTGTGATAGCTCACGGCTTCGTCGGCGTAAAGGGGGCCCTCGGCGAGCTCAAGGAGTTCCTAGAAAGCCGGGGCAGGAAGCTGATAGTAGTAGCGTCTATGAGCCACCCTGGCGCCGAGGAGGTCTACGACAAGGCACTACCACTGATACTCGACGCCATAGAGGAGCTAGGGCCATGGGGCGTCGTAGCACCAGCCACTAGGCCTCATGTGACAACAAGTATACGCGAGAGACTAGGCCCCCGCGTAGCCATAGTGTCTCCTGGTGTAGGGGCTCAGGGGGCCGAGCCTGGCGCTGCTCTCTGCGCGGGCGCGGACTACGAGATAGTAGGGCGCCTCATAGTGTCGAGCCCTGACCCGCGTTCAGCCGCGCTGGCCGTTAGGGAGGCCCAGAGACGGAGACTAGCTTCGTGTGGGAGGGGCTAG
- a CDS encoding CTP synthase: MAKYVFVTGGVLSSVGKGITTASVGLLLKARGFSVTAIKIDPYINVDAGTMNPYMHGEVYVTEDGGETDLDLGHYERFLDTFLSKKNNITTGQVYLTVIERERRGDYLGQTVQVIPHITNEIKARIRSVAKETGADIVLVEIGGTVGDIEGLPFLEAVRQMRMEEGYSNTLFIHVALVPVLSTTGEQKTKPVQHSVQELRRIGIQPDAIIARSSRPLEEEARNKIALYANLPPEAVFSSPDVEVIYEVPLVLEQQGLGDFITRRLGLEQRKPDLSPWEDFVRRVKEASKPVRIAMVGKYTKLKDSYLSIIEALRHAGAALGVKPVLNWYESTMIEKGKLSPGKPVEENDAVIVLPGFGARGAEGKIAVIRQVIESGKPFLGICFGMQLSVVAIARYLAGLEDANSSEIDPDTPYPVIDLLEEQRYVNQLGGTMRLGSYPIKLIHGTLVYRLYGGKEIVYERHRHRYEVNPKYLDKLVSAGMDVSGYSLEGGRVEFIELKDHKFFVGSQPHPEFRSRPMKPAPLFLGLLRAAQGLDPAGEQ, encoded by the coding sequence ATGGCAAAATACGTTTTCGTGACGGGAGGCGTGCTTAGCAGCGTAGGCAAGGGAATCACGACGGCCTCGGTAGGCCTCCTCCTCAAAGCTCGCGGGTTCAGCGTGACGGCGATAAAGATAGACCCGTACATAAACGTTGATGCAGGCACTATGAACCCGTACATGCACGGTGAGGTCTACGTTACGGAGGACGGGGGCGAGACAGATCTAGACCTAGGCCACTATGAGCGCTTCCTGGACACCTTTCTCTCCAAGAAGAACAACATAACCACCGGCCAGGTCTACCTGACGGTCATAGAGCGTGAGCGGCGCGGCGACTACCTGGGCCAGACAGTCCAGGTGATACCCCACATAACCAACGAGATAAAGGCAAGGATAAGGAGCGTCGCGAAGGAGACCGGAGCCGACATAGTGCTCGTAGAGATAGGGGGCACGGTTGGCGACATAGAGGGCCTACCATTTCTCGAGGCCGTGCGCCAGATGAGAATGGAGGAAGGCTACTCAAACACCTTATTCATACATGTGGCTCTTGTCCCGGTCCTCTCCACCACGGGGGAGCAGAAGACTAAGCCGGTACAGCACAGCGTCCAGGAGCTGCGCAGGATAGGTATACAGCCCGACGCCATAATAGCGAGGAGTAGTAGGCCCCTCGAGGAGGAGGCGCGCAACAAGATAGCTCTCTACGCTAACCTGCCGCCGGAGGCGGTGTTTAGCAGCCCAGACGTCGAAGTGATATACGAGGTGCCGCTCGTCCTAGAGCAGCAGGGGTTAGGCGACTTCATAACTAGGCGGCTCGGCCTAGAGCAGAGGAAGCCAGACCTCTCGCCATGGGAGGACTTTGTCCGCAGGGTCAAGGAGGCGAGCAAGCCTGTACGCATAGCCATGGTGGGCAAGTACACTAAGCTCAAGGACAGCTACCTCAGCATAATAGAGGCTCTACGCCACGCGGGCGCAGCTCTAGGCGTCAAGCCGGTGCTCAACTGGTACGAGTCAACGATGATTGAGAAGGGTAAGCTGAGCCCCGGGAAGCCCGTAGAGGAGAACGACGCGGTCATAGTACTGCCCGGCTTCGGCGCCCGCGGCGCCGAGGGCAAGATAGCCGTTATACGCCAAGTGATAGAGAGCGGGAAGCCATTCCTCGGAATATGCTTCGGTATGCAGCTCTCAGTAGTAGCCATAGCACGGTACCTGGCCGGCCTCGAAGACGCTAACAGCAGCGAGATAGACCCGGACACGCCCTACCCAGTGATAGACCTCCTAGAAGAGCAGCGCTACGTCAACCAGCTAGGCGGTACAATGAGGCTAGGCTCGTACCCCATAAAGCTCATCCACGGGACGCTAGTCTACAGGCTCTACGGCGGCAAGGAGATAGTATACGAGAGGCATCGCCACCGCTACGAGGTAAACCCCAAGTACCTGGACAAGCTCGTCTCAGCCGGCATGGATGTCTCTGGCTACAGTCTCGAAGGAGGCCGTGTGGAGTTCATCGAGCTAAAGGACCACAAGTTCTTCGTCGGCAGCCAGCCGCACCCAGAGTTCCGCAGCAGACCGATGAAGCCAGCGCCCCTCTTCCTCGGGCTGCTACGGGCAGCGCAGGGGCTAGACCCGGCTGGAGAACAGTAG
- a CDS encoding Fur family transcriptional regulator: MADEAAGAQRDWQQQVEEKLVRLVTELRRQGLRVTAQRLAIARIVFENIKEHPSFMQILEKVRETMPSVSPSTVYNNLQLLEKLGLIKSFDVAGETRYDNIHPHINIVCLDTGKVFDAEDEDESREVVQRIEKLLGGSARVYEVVVYAFCGNEGQQDAAREASGPG; this comes from the coding sequence ATGGCGGATGAAGCGGCGGGTGCACAGCGCGATTGGCAGCAACAGGTAGAGGAGAAACTAGTCCGGCTAGTCACCGAGCTGCGTAGACAAGGGCTCCGAGTCACAGCCCAGAGACTGGCGATAGCCCGTATAGTGTTCGAGAACATTAAGGAGCATCCAAGCTTCATGCAGATACTCGAAAAGGTACGCGAGACCATGCCAAGCGTTAGCCCCAGCACAGTGTACAACAACTTACAGCTGCTCGAGAAGCTGGGCCTAATAAAGAGCTTTGATGTAGCCGGCGAGACCCGCTATGACAACATACACCCCCACATCAACATAGTATGCCTCGACACCGGAAAGGTCTTTGATGCAGAGGACGAGGACGAGTCCAGAGAAGTTGTGCAGAGGATAGAGAAGCTCTTAGGTGGCAGCGCAAGAGTCTACGAGGTTGTAGTCTACGCATTCTGTGGCAATGAAGGGCAACAGGACGCAGCAAGGGAGGCCTCGGGGCCAGGCTGA
- a CDS encoding ribbon-helix-helix domain-containing protein, whose protein sequence is MRLVTVKMPETYLEGLDELVKMGRYSSRSEAIRIAVRELLKRELWGIPEHPTGFELAPRREPRRVTI, encoded by the coding sequence ATGCGCCTCGTAACGGTCAAGATGCCCGAAACCTACCTGGAGGGTCTAGACGAGCTAGTCAAGATGGGCAGGTATAGCAGCCGTAGCGAGGCGATAAGGATAGCTGTTCGGGAGCTTCTGAAACGCGAGCTCTGGGGTATACCAGAACACCCCACGGGCTTCGAGCTGGCCCCGCGGAGGGAGCCACGCCGCGTAACCATCTAA
- the pyrE gene encoding orotate phosphoribosyltransferase, whose amino-acid sequence MSAERILARLLVETGALQLGEFTLTSGLKSPVYIDLRRLPSYPTAFRAVLTLLHATTLEAEYDTVVGVATAGIAWATGLALYTGKPMAYVRSGRKQHGLGRQVEGLVEGRRALVVDDVATTGGSLAVAVEALRAAGAEPVYALVIVDREQGARERLAEAGVKLLRVATLRGVLRAAVEEGLVPREDAQRVIDQLYGGEWG is encoded by the coding sequence GTGTCCGCCGAGAGGATTCTGGCCAGACTGCTCGTGGAGACGGGCGCGCTCCAGCTGGGCGAGTTCACGCTGACAAGTGGCCTCAAGAGCCCAGTGTACATAGACCTCCGGCGGCTGCCTAGCTATCCTACCGCGTTCCGTGCCGTGTTGACGCTCCTCCACGCCACCACACTGGAGGCGGAGTACGATACTGTGGTCGGCGTCGCCACCGCGGGGATAGCGTGGGCTACGGGTCTAGCCCTCTACACGGGGAAGCCAATGGCGTACGTCCGTAGCGGCAGAAAGCAGCATGGCCTTGGCAGGCAGGTGGAGGGCCTGGTCGAAGGGCGACGCGCACTCGTAGTGGACGACGTGGCTACCACTGGGGGCAGTCTCGCGGTTGCTGTAGAGGCCCTACGCGCTGCCGGGGCAGAGCCCGTCTACGCGCTCGTGATAGTTGATAGGGAGCAGGGTGCGCGGGAGCGCCTAGCAGAGGCTGGGGTAAAGCTTCTACGGGTAGCCACGCTTCGCGGCGTGCTCCGCGCTGCCGTAGAGGAGGGCCTCGTGCCGAGGGAGGACGCTCAGAGGGTTATAGACCAGCTGTATGGCGGGGAGTGGGGCTGA
- a CDS encoding nodulation protein NfeD, with amino-acid sequence MTALGQLCIILCVLLVFAVLPLVAHAASSDRSHVVVIRVTGVIDGAIRDYVERALSYAESVSADALVMELDTPGGSLEAALDIITMIEESRIPVLGLVEGRWAVSAGTMILMCTHYAAMEPGTIIGAVQPVAMSSSGEYKPINESKILNPIYKKIETCMKLHGRNTTVARLFVYENLVLDAQDAVRLHVVEAVADNVWDMIEKSNGTVVNTATGPVRLVFTDPEVEYYDMPPGLRLAHILSDPLVSSIASSIAMLIILAALASGHPLFIVVGIALMLVGLFGFGLSASLVSAALLLVGIVLLAIELAVIPGFGVVGFTGIALMLIGAFIMFTGRPVYLAGESMKAAFYTLMAVLVPLAGLTMVIVYKAARVWRQKPVYTPSLVGKKGRALDNIPPGGTGFVMVEGEYWQARNVGDKELHRGDSVVVVGKDDALLLVKPSQDTEYGGTAG; translated from the coding sequence TTGACTGCTCTCGGCCAGCTATGCATCATCCTGTGTGTTCTCCTCGTGTTCGCTGTACTTCCACTAGTAGCTCATGCCGCTAGCAGTGATAGAAGCCACGTCGTCGTCATCCGGGTTACCGGCGTGATAGATGGCGCTATACGCGACTACGTGGAGCGGGCCCTAAGCTATGCTGAGAGCGTGTCTGCTGATGCTCTGGTGATGGAGCTGGACACGCCTGGCGGCAGCCTAGAAGCTGCTTTGGACATAATAACGATGATAGAGGAGTCGCGTATACCCGTGCTCGGGCTTGTGGAGGGCCGTTGGGCTGTAAGCGCTGGCACCATGATACTAATGTGCACACACTATGCCGCAATGGAGCCTGGTACCATAATTGGTGCTGTCCAGCCCGTAGCTATGAGCTCTTCTGGCGAGTATAAGCCGATAAACGAGTCCAAGATACTCAACCCTATCTACAAGAAGATAGAGACGTGTATGAAGCTGCACGGCCGTAATACTACTGTGGCTAGGCTGTTCGTCTACGAGAACCTCGTGCTCGATGCCCAGGATGCTGTTAGGCTCCACGTCGTAGAGGCTGTGGCTGACAACGTGTGGGACATGATAGAGAAGAGTAACGGGACTGTGGTTAACACGGCTACCGGTCCGGTTAGACTAGTGTTCACTGACCCCGAGGTGGAGTATTACGATATGCCTCCTGGGCTCAGGCTCGCGCACATACTCTCGGACCCTCTGGTTAGCTCGATAGCTTCTAGCATAGCCATGCTGATAATCCTTGCCGCGCTTGCCTCGGGGCACCCGCTATTCATAGTGGTTGGCATAGCATTGATGCTAGTAGGCCTCTTTGGCTTCGGGCTTAGTGCTAGCCTGGTGTCAGCCGCACTACTCCTTGTAGGGATTGTCCTGCTTGCAATAGAGCTTGCAGTAATACCGGGGTTCGGTGTCGTAGGGTTCACGGGTATAGCGCTAATGCTCATAGGCGCCTTCATAATGTTCACCGGTAGGCCGGTGTACCTCGCAGGAGAGAGCATGAAGGCTGCCTTCTACACGCTTATGGCTGTGCTCGTCCCACTAGCAGGCCTCACCATGGTCATAGTCTACAAGGCTGCTAGGGTGTGGCGCCAGAAGCCCGTCTACACACCCTCCCTAGTAGGCAAGAAGGGGCGTGCTTTGGACAACATCCCGCCGGGGGGCACGGGCTTCGTAATGGTTGAGGGCGAGTACTGGCAGGCCCGTAACGTCGGCGACAAGGAGCTACACCGTGGCGACAGCGTTGTCGTTGTTGGTAAGGATGATGCCCTCCTACTGGTCAAGCCCTCCCAGGATACTGAGTATGGCGGCACGGCGGGGTAG
- a CDS encoding PLP-dependent cysteine synthase family protein: MQRIPAYGRRASSREELLALIDRIRGIIGSTPVRCFQLGGYRLCVKLEYVNPTGSHKDRIALYMVRGAIESGVLGPGGCVAEVSSGNTAASVAWISWSLGLRPVLFVESRASETKKSLIRMLGGEIVEIHDEGLGRDWVRERAEELGCVLLDQLSNEYNHLAHYETTAVELLNQVSQVDAFVMGVGTGGTITGVARRLRESQGNALVAAVTPRGSKLAGGPGADTIEGLTSHTVPEVYQRHSSLIDRVVEVESSEALAGIEALASATGILAGPSTGAALAAASKLVAEGALDTGSTVVIVAADSLARYPQLSSQLRLGSGRGDVLLNSWWS, encoded by the coding sequence TTGCAGCGAATCCCGGCATATGGCAGGCGTGCGTCTAGCCGCGAAGAACTGCTAGCGCTCATAGACAGGATAAGGGGCATTATAGGCTCTACTCCGGTCCGGTGCTTCCAGCTAGGCGGCTACAGGCTGTGCGTCAAGCTCGAGTACGTGAACCCTACTGGCAGCCACAAGGACAGGATAGCCCTCTACATGGTACGCGGCGCCATCGAGTCCGGCGTGCTGGGCCCTGGCGGCTGTGTCGCCGAGGTCAGTAGCGGTAACACAGCCGCCTCAGTAGCATGGATATCGTGGAGCCTAGGCCTACGCCCAGTACTCTTCGTGGAGTCGCGAGCCTCCGAGACAAAGAAGAGCCTCATAAGGATGCTTGGCGGCGAGATAGTTGAGATACACGATGAGGGACTAGGTAGGGACTGGGTACGCGAACGCGCAGAGGAACTAGGCTGCGTGCTGCTGGACCAGCTAAGCAACGAGTACAACCACCTAGCCCACTACGAGACCACGGCCGTCGAGCTGCTAAACCAGGTTAGCCAGGTAGACGCTTTCGTAATGGGCGTGGGCACCGGGGGCACGATAACCGGCGTGGCACGGCGTCTACGCGAGAGCCAGGGCAACGCTCTCGTAGCAGCTGTTACCCCCCGCGGCTCTAAGCTAGCCGGGGGCCCTGGCGCCGACACCATAGAGGGGCTGACGTCCCACACAGTGCCAGAGGTCTACCAGAGGCATAGCAGCCTCATCGACCGGGTAGTCGAGGTCGAGAGCAGCGAAGCCCTAGCAGGTATAGAGGCGCTAGCCTCTGCCACCGGTATACTTGCGGGCCCCTCCACGGGCGCAGCGTTAGCTGCGGCCTCCAAGCTCGTGGCCGAGGGCGCGCTGGACACCGGCTCCACCGTCGTAATAGTGGCTGCTGACAGCCTGGCACGGTACCCGCAGCTCTCGTCCCAGCTGCGGCTCGGCAGCGGCCGGGGAGACGTTCTCCTTAATAGCTGGTGGAGCTAG